A stretch of DNA from Undibacterium sp. YM2:
CAAACTGGAATTCAGCGTCAACAGCAACAATACCGCCAGGCTGGACATGGAAATCCTCAAGGGTACGATGAAGGTATGTACCAAGATAGGTTCTGCCCCGGAGGTATGTGATCCGCCGCAAAACATCACCGGCGAAACCATGACGGCCTACGTACCCTTGGGCAAGGTCAACGGCCAGGTCAAGGTTGGCAACCAGAACCATGACGTACTCAGGGTAGAACTGAATATGCTGCAAGGTGCATTTTCGATAGGCAATATCCGGCTCAGTGACGCTACCAAGGTGGAATTCAATAAGGCGGTACAGGCTTACTTCACGCAGAACCCGGTGGTCTACCTGATCAACCAGCTGGACCTGACGGAGATCCCCACCCTGCCCGCCTTAAAACCCAGCAACTTCCTGTTCAAGCCCCTGCAGACCGCCAGCGGCAACCAGATGTTGCAGCTCTACATTATGACTGGAGGGCGTGACCTGCTCAATTACTCGCTGGCTTCACTCAACAACGTGCCTGAACCGCTGCCACAGGGTCAGAACACCAGCATGATCGTCAGCTCTCAACTGGTGTTCCGCGACATACTGCCGCAAAGCCTGCGCAATAATGGCTGGACACTGCAAGGCCAGAACCCCGGCAGCAGCGCCAAGGCCTGGACAGCCACCTTCACCAGCGCCAGCGTGACTGCCACCGTCGACCTGAGCCCGCTCAACCATAGCAGCAGTGTTTCCGGTCAGGGCGGCGGATCAACGACGCGCTATACCTACTCCATCCCCGGCGGTAATGACATCGCCTGGAGTCTGAACGGCACCACCCTGAAAGTCCAGTCGAATGGACAGCTTGTTTATGGCGGCACCCAAAATCAGGTCATGAATTATAAAGAGCATTCGTCAACCACGTTCTATCCCTGCTTCTTCAATTGCACCAGCACCTCAGACAGAGACCTCAGCACCGAAGTCAGTCTGAATGTACAAGCCTTCATGCCTTTGTCAGTGGGCGGTGACGGCCGCAACCAGAAGATCAACATCGCCATGCAAAGCACAGGGGTCAAGGTGGAAGGCCATATGTCAGGCGGCGGACCCAGCGGATCAGATGACCTCAAGAGCCAGGTCAATCAGCGTATCAATAGCCAGATCCCACCACAGATAGAGAAAAAACTGTCCATCAATTTTGAAGCGGTTTCTGTCTTTGCGCTGAAAAACCTGCTATTCCCTTCAGGCAATTACATCAGCTTCAGCAGTTGTGATGTACCAGGTGATTTGCTCCTGCTGGGGAATATACAGGCGAAATAAAAACAAGCCAGACGTTCTCGTAAAAACCGCATGACCAAAACAGACAAGGCGTCAATTCAATATTGAATTGACGCCTTGTTCATTGACCTGTGTATATCATAACCCTACCGCGACCTTTGGATTTACCAAAGTCAGATATCGTGGTTTGCAAAAGAATGCGCATCGCTTGTTTGTGACCTGTGCACTGGCGAACTTGTCTAGGGTTCGCAGGCGCTTGATGCGCATGCAAGGGTCATAGTGTGCCCAAGGTGCGAGACATCGCACGAAAAGTGAAAAAATTGGCGAGTTACCTCCCCAAATCTCTGAAGATAATCATGTTATGAAGACGCTTTTATTCTCTGTTCGTCACATGATTGAAAATCAAAGAAAATTAGAACTTAATCAGATATTCCTTAGAACTAAATCTGACGTTCCCTAGAGCATTCGATGGCTCCGTACTTGCACACGGTAGGTTGTGAGCTTAAGCGAACTACCAACGAGTGGTCTGGCCACGACAGTTTGTTCACAACTAAGCGCACGTACATGACATGGCTTTGCGCCAATACTTGATTCACTTGATTTGCAATCTTCTACGTTAGGCTTGCGGCTTCAGACCGATATGAAGCGCAGCGATACCCCCCATGAGATTTTCGTAGTTTACATGCGAGTACCCTGCATCCTGCATCATGGATTTGAACGTTTCCTGGTCCGGGTGCATCTTAATCGAGTCAACAAGATACCTGTACGGCTTCCCATTCCCGACGAAGATCTTTCCAAAGGTCGGCCACAGGCTGGAATAGGCATCTGTCATCATTTGTAGTGGCTTGGAGGTGGGCTTCGAAAACTCGACGATCGTTAACTGTCCGCCTGGCTTTAGGACACGCAAGATCTCCCGCAGTGCCTGCATCTTGTTCGTGAAGTTCCGAATGCCGTAGCCGATGGTTACAGCGTCGAAGGTGCTTTCCTCGAACTTCAAATCCTCAGCATCTGCCTGAATAAACTGCACATTGTCCGGAATATCAGCCTTTGCAAGCCGTGCACGCCCTGCCTGTAACATCTGATCATTGATATCGCTGTGGATGACAGATCCGTGAGCCCCGACCCTTTTGCTGATAAGAATAGTCAAGTCACCGGTACCCGCAGCAATATCGAGCACCTTCGACCCCGGTTTGATGTTGCTCTCCTTGATGGCGTACCATTTGACGGCGCGATGAGTCCCGAAAGAGATTACGTCGTTCATGAAGTCATACTTCGGCGAAACGGTATCGAAGACCTCTGCAATCCTCCTCGCTTTTTCATCGACTCTGACTTTTTCGAATCCAAAATGTGTGGTCTTTGCCTGGTCTTTTTCGCTGTATGCTCTTGCGGTCATATCGGTACTCTCAAGTAAAGTGTCGGTTCAATCGCGTAAAAGAAGCACTAACACCGCAAATAATATAAATGCGGTGACACTGAATGCCATTGCTCATATGACGCGCCTACGCACCTGCTGATTCTGGGACGATAGAAATTAATGTGGATTTTACCACGCCCGATAGCAACCTTTAATGAACGTCCAGGGCCGAACCTAGCTTTCTAGAATTTGGTTCCGATACTTGGAATGAAATGAATTTTTCTCTGATGGACCGGTAAAAAAGTTAACCTTTTTTTACTTGTAATAATAGCTAACTCAAATAATAATTAGTTATTAAATTATACACTATATAACAGAAGCAATCGCCCAGCGCAGCTTTTCCGGTTTCCAAGTCGTGAGTATGTTTGCTTACTTCGCCAACACGAAAAGTCGTCTGAGCACATTTATGATCATAGGTAATATCCTCCACAGCGACCAGCAAACCACTTCGGAGCAATTTATGGCAAACAATCTTGTTTCTATTTCTGTCGCAAATTACAGTTCACTGGGCGAAATTCAAATTACGCAAAACGGCACCGTAATGGGTACTGTATCCGCTGCGCAGTCTTCGATCATCCCAACCATTGGCACCGTCAGTGTTACGCCAGGTCTCGCAATTTCTATTCAGGGCGCTCCGAATTATTACAATGTTTGTGATGTTGCCGCAGAAAATGTGGTGGCAGGCCTCTTCATCCAGACCAATGTAGCGTGGGGAACCAACGCCTGTCCGTGTGATAGCGTGCAAAGTCAGTGGCCCTCCAATTGGCCAGCACTGTTTACTGGCAGTGTGTGCGGCGATGACGGCACCGTCGGGTGTATGCAACAGACTCCAGACGGAAAGCCAGGTGGCACATGCAACCCCAACTGGTTGCAATACACCACGATTAACGCCGATAGTATCGCCATCAACGCGGGCGACGACTGTCGCACCATCTGCACCAATAATTTATGCAACTTCCTCCTGGGAACCGGTGGAGTTACCCAGATCACTTTCGATTTCGAGGTGGTCAACTACACCAAGTCGGACGGCAGCGCCATTTGGCTTGCATTCTGGATTTATTGCAAGGCTTGGCAGAACACCCAGGAAGTCGATTTCA
This window harbors:
- the ubiE gene encoding bifunctional demethylmenaquinone methyltransferase/2-methoxy-6-polyprenyl-1,4-benzoquinol methylase UbiE, translated to MTARAYSEKDQAKTTHFGFEKVRVDEKARRIAEVFDTVSPKYDFMNDVISFGTHRAVKWYAIKESNIKPGSKVLDIAAGTGDLTILISKRVGAHGSVIHSDINDQMLQAGRARLAKADIPDNVQFIQADAEDLKFEESTFDAVTIGYGIRNFTNKMQALREILRVLKPGGQLTIVEFSKPTSKPLQMMTDAYSSLWPTFGKIFVGNGKPYRYLVDSIKMHPDQETFKSMMQDAGYSHVNYENLMGGIAALHIGLKPQA